The Martelella endophytica genome contains the following window.
CGCGCCGGCCTTGGCGACCTTCTTGCCGGCCTGTTTCTCGGGCAGGACGCGAGCGACATCGAAAATCTTGCCGAACGCATTCAGATCCTGGCGGCCGGCGGCAATTTCAACTGGTGGCTGGAGCCGGCCTTCTGGGACATCAAGGCTAAAACGGCCGGTTTGCCGCTTTACAAATACCTTGGCGGAACAGACGACCGGATCAAGCTCTACGCCTCCGCCGGTGAACTGAAGGCGCCGCCGGCGCGCCGCGAGGAAGCCGAAGCCCGCTTTGCCGAAGGCTTCGACACGATGAAGATCCGTGTGCACGATTTCGACGAGGCGGTCGACATCGAGCATATCTCCGACATTGCGACCTACATGCAGGGCCGGATGAAGATCTCGGTCGACTGCAATCAGGCCTTCCGGCTGACGCAGAACGGCAAGGCGCCGCTCTGGTCGCTGGAGCGCGCCAAGCGCTTTGTCGATGCGGCCGCCGATGTCGGTCTTGCCTGGGTGGAAGAGCCGCTTTTTGGCGAATGGCACGAGGAAATTGCCCAGCTGACAACCCATTCGCGCGTTCCCGTTGCCGGTGGCGAACTGCATGTCATGGGCTATCGCGAGCTGGCGCGGATGCTGAAGATGGGCTGCTACAACATCTATCAGCCCGATGCGATGTGGGCCGGCGGCATCAATCAGAGCCTTCAGGTTGCGGCGCTTTGCCGGGAGAAGGGGCTGAAGTTCACCCCGCATTGCTGGTCGAACGGGTTCGGCTTCATCGTCAATGCGCATGTCTTTGCGGCAAGCGGTTTTGCCGGCGAGGCGCTGTTCGAATACCCGGTCGCGCCGCCCGGATGGATCCCGGAAGCGCGCGACATGATCTTCACCGAGCCCTTCCTGCACGACAAGGGCGGGTTCAACATGCCGCAGGCTCCGGGCCTCGGCTTTGAGATCGATCAGAACAACCTGTCAAAGTACGGACACTGCTTCTTCACGGCCAGCCGCAAGGAAACCCACTGGATGCCTGAGGCACTGTCGGATTTCTGATCCCGCCCGGAAACCCGCCATCAGACCATTTTCAATGAAATTGGTCTGATGAAATCATCAAATTGGATATCACGAGCCATCCATTTCTCTCATACGGTTTTGGTAACGAAGGCCCGGTCACCGGGCAGGTCGCTGAACACAGGAACGTCGCATGCGCGCTGCGCAACCAAGTACAACGCCCTATTGGCATATGGATCTGCCGCCGGCGCCCGAAACGCTGGCGGAGCCCGGACGCAAGGCGGACCTGGTCGTTGTCGGTTCCGGCTATACCGGGCTGAATGCGGCGCTGGTTGCCGCGCGCGGCGGCCGTTCCGTTCTGGTGCTCGATGCCGAGGCTCCGGGGTTTGGTTGCTCGACGCGCAATGGCGGTCAGATCAGCACCAGCGTGAAGCCGTCGCTTGCGACGCTGACCGCGAAGTTCGGGGAAGAAAAAGCGCGCGCCCTTCGCGGGACCGGAGCCGATGCTCTCGACTGGTTCGGCCAGTTCATCGCGGATGAAGGGTTCGACTGCGATTTCGAGCGCAACGGCCGCTTTCACGCCGCCCATACGCCCGAGCATTACGAGGTGCTGGTGCGCGAGGCGGAAAAGCTGAGGCGCGACGAGGGGATTGAAACATTTGCCGTGCCGCGCGCGGAGCAGCACAAGGAGCTGGGCACCGACACCTATCATGGCGGCGTGATCTATCCGAAGCATTGCGCCATCCAGCCGGCGAAATACCACCGCGCCCTGATGCTGCGGGCGCTAGAAGCCGGTGTCGAAATTGCCGGGAATTGCCGGGTTTCCGGTATCGGGCGCAAGGATAGCGGCTTCGAGGTGATAACGGAAAAGGGGCCGGTTTCGGCACGCAACGTCCTGGTGGCGACCAATGGTTACACGACCGGGGCGACGCCATGGCTGCAGCGGCGCGTTATTCCGATCGGCAGCTATATGATTGCCACAGA
Protein-coding sequences here:
- a CDS encoding NAD(P)/FAD-dependent oxidoreductase, with the protein product MRAAQPSTTPYWHMDLPPAPETLAEPGRKADLVVVGSGYTGLNAALVAARGGRSVLVLDAEAPGFGCSTRNGGQISTSVKPSLATLTAKFGEEKARALRGTGADALDWFGQFIADEGFDCDFERNGRFHAAHTPEHYEVLVREAEKLRRDEGIETFAVPRAEQHKELGTDTYHGGVIYPKHCAIQPAKYHRALMLRALEAGVEIAGNCRVSGIGRKDSGFEVITEKGPVSARNVLVATNGYTTGATPWLQRRVIPIGSYMIATEELPEGVVDRLFPTGRIASDTCKVLYYYRASPDRKRILFGGRVSASEMDPAVSGPRLREAMIRIFPELANAAITHSWCGYVAYSFDELAHTGCHDGVHYALGYCGSGVSMASYLGMKAGLKILGSPEGQTAFDDLKHPTRPFYFGKPWFLPAAVSWYRFVDKHPWAGGRPHV
- a CDS encoding mandelate racemase/muconate lactonizing enzyme family protein is translated as MQVLDRVELYLVRTPLPAPHAPSWIPGTIRTHVSMCIVRFITDDGVEGWSGFPASGRERAGLGDLLAGLFLGQDASDIENLAERIQILAAGGNFNWWLEPAFWDIKAKTAGLPLYKYLGGTDDRIKLYASAGELKAPPARREEAEARFAEGFDTMKIRVHDFDEAVDIEHISDIATYMQGRMKISVDCNQAFRLTQNGKAPLWSLERAKRFVDAAADVGLAWVEEPLFGEWHEEIAQLTTHSRVPVAGGELHVMGYRELARMLKMGCYNIYQPDAMWAGGINQSLQVAALCREKGLKFTPHCWSNGFGFIVNAHVFAASGFAGEALFEYPVAPPGWIPEARDMIFTEPFLHDKGGFNMPQAPGLGFEIDQNNLSKYGHCFFTASRKETHWMPEALSDF